The genomic segment GGAGAAGTCTCCAGGCTGGTTTGAGGAGGTGGGATTTAGGCCAGGATCTCGTGAACCACGCGGCCTTCTTCGGTGGGGCCAATGAGGCGCTGATTAAGCCCCTGATAGGGAAAACTGAATCGGTGGGGGTCGATGCCGATCTGATGCAGGATGGTCGACTGCAGATCGCGAACGCTGACCGGATTCTCGGCGATGTAATACCCGATGTCATCGGTCGAACCGAAGACGCCCGGCTTGATGCCGCCGCCCGCCATCCACATCGTGAAGGCATACGGGTGATGATCGCGACCGATGAAGCCCTTCACCAGTTCGGTGTTCTTGTTGTTCTGCATCATCGGCGTGCGGCCGAACTCGCCGCCCCAGATGACGAGCGTTTCATCGAGCAGTCCCCGCTGCTTCAGATCGGTGATGAGTGCGGTGACCGCCCGGTCGATCTGGCGGCACTTGATCGGCAGCGTTTCATCAATCGACTCGCCAGGAGAGGAGCCGTGATGGTCCCAGCCCCAGTCGTACAACTGCACGAACCGCACACCACTCTCGACGAGCCGGCGGGCCAGCAGACAGTTATTGGCGAAGGTCGGGTCATCGCCTTTGTAGAGCACCCGCGGATCGGCAGCCGACTCGGCTTCGGAGACATAGCCCGGCTGGGCTCCGTACATCTCGAGCGTCTCTTTCGTCTCGCGGCCGATGTCCATCACTTCGGGCACGGAAAGCTGCATGCGGAAGGCGAGTTCGTACTGCGCGATGCGGGTCATCGTTTCCGGATCGCCGACGCGCTGATGCTGGAACTGATTCAGATCGGCCAGGGCGTCGAGTGTCTTCCGCCGGGCGGCTCGCGACATGCCGGGCGGATCGGAGAGGAATAAAATCGGGTCGCCGCCATCAGTCCGGCACTGCACGCCCTGATAGACAGTCGGCAGAAAACCACTTCCCCACAGCGACTTACCCGCGCTGGGTGTCTTCCCGCCCGACGACAAAACGACAAAGCCGGGCAGATTCTCGTTTTCGCTGCCAAGGCCGTACGTGACCCAGGAGCCCATCGCCGGATAGCCGAGCAGCGAGTTGCCCGTGTGCATGAACAGCTGTGCGGGAGCGTGATTGAACTGGTCGGTGTGGACCGAACGGATGACGCAGATGTCATCGAGAATGGTCGTGAGATTCGGCAGCAGATCGCTGACCCACTGCCCGGCTTCGCCGTACTGCTTGTACGGGAATTGAGCTCCGAGCATCTTCGGCACGCCCTTGATGAATGCGAACCGTTTCCCTTCCAGATACTCCTGCGGGCACTCGGTGTTGTGCAGACGTTGCAGGTCCGGCTTGTGCTCGAACAGATCAACCTGCGAGGGCGAGCCGGCCATGTGCAGATAAATAATCGACTTCGCTTTCGCCGGAATCTTCCACGCGGGCTCGGTCGCGGCTGTGGACTCTCCATTCAACAGAGAACTGAGAGCGATCGCACCGAGTCCGAGTCCGGCCTGTCCGAAGAAATGCCGGCGGGTGGTAGCGCGAACCGATTCGAGGCCGGGGGGAAGTTGTTCGTTCGTCATGGCTTCATTACCGTTTCATCGAGATTGAGCAGCACGTTCGCCACTGCGACGAGCCGGGCGTCGCCCTGTTCAATATCCGCCGCCTTCAGCAGTTCCTCGGCATCGAGCAGGTCGCCGTCGAGAGAATCATACAGCTCGACGAGTCGATCGAGTTCCGCTGCGGTCGCTGGTCGAATGAGAACCCGCCGGAATCCGTGGGCGATTCGTGCGCGAGTCGTATCGCCAGCCTCGTCCATCCGTTTCGCCAGAGCCCCCGCGGCTTCGACGAACGCGGTATCGTTCAACGTGACGAGCGCCTGCAGGGGCGTGTTTGTTCGCACTCGCCGCACCTGACAGACCTCGCCGCTGCCGGCATCGAAGGTGATCATCGCCGGATAAGGGCTCGTCCGTTTCAGGTAGGTGTAGAGAGCTCGCCGATAACGATCCGGCCCTTCCGCGTTCTGCCACGACTCGCCGCTATAGGTCGACTTCCAGATGCCATCGGGCTGCGGCGGCATCACCGAGGGGCCGCCGATCTTCTCGGTCAGCAGACCCGAGACCGCCAGCGCCTGATCGCGGACAACTTCGGCCGGCAACCGAAAATGGGGTCCACGGGAGAGGAGCCGGTTGCGGGGATCGGCTTCGATCAGCTCCAGGGTCGTCTCGGAATCCTGGCGATAGGTCCGAGACATCACGATCGTTTTCAGCAACTGCTTCATCGACCAGCCGTTCTCGCGGAAGTCGACCGCCAGCCAATCGAGCAGTTCCGGATGCGAAGGCGGCGTTCCCTGCGTGCCGAAATCTTCTTCCGTTTCGACAAGGCCGACACCGAACAGCCGTGCCCAGAGACGATTGACCATCACGCGGCTCGTCAGTGGGTTGTCCGCCTGCATCAGCCACTTCGCGACGGCCAGCCGATTCGGTTCGACCTCCTCGGGAGCATCGACAAATTCCGTCAGCACGGCCGGCTGGACTTCGTCCCCCTGATCGAGAAAATTGCCCCGGTTATGCAGTTTCGTGAGCCGCTGTTTCTTCGGAGCCAGTTCGAGCATGACCGGCGTTTTCGGGATGCTCTCCTGAATCGCCTTGAGTGCTTCCTCGGCTTCCTTGATCGCCGCCTCGTCGGTTTCCGGCTCGGATTTCAACTCCTGCAGCTTCACCTGCTGCAACTCGAGTTGACGGGCCTGCTCGGCTGTTGGCGTCGGATAAAACGGAGCCTCGGCGTCGGCATCTTGAGTCTGATTGAAGAAGGCGTAGAACGAGTAGTAATCGTTAATCGTAATCGGGTCGTACTTGTGCGAATGGCATTTCGCACAGCCCATCGTCAGCCCCATCCAGACCTGCAGCGTGGTGTCGACACGGTCCTTCACGGCGGCGACTCGGAACTCTTCGTTATCGGTGCCCCCCTCTTCGTTGGTCATCGTATTGCGATGAAACGCGGTCGCCAGAAGCTGCTCGGTCGTGCGGTCCGGCAGCAGATCCCCGGCCAGTTGCTCGATGGTGAACTGGTCGTAAGGCATGTCCTCGTTGAAGGCGTTGATGACCCAGTCGCGATACCGCCAGATGTCCCGATGCCGGTCCTTTTCGTAGCCCTTCGTATCGGCATAGCGGGCCAGATCAAGCCACATCCGCGCCCAGCGTTCGCCATAAGCCGGAGATGCGAGCAGCCGGTCGACGACCTTCTCGTAGGCGTCCGGCGACTCATCCGTAACGAACGCCTCGGCTTCCTCAACCGTCGGCGGCAACCCGGTCAGATCGAGCGACACCCGGCGAATGAGCGTGAGGCGATCCGCTTCGAACTGAGGTTGTAACCCGGCTTCTTCGAGCCGCCTGAGCACGAAATGATCGATCGCACTGGCGGGCCAATCGGCCTGTTTGACCTGCGGTGGCTCGACTTTGACGGGCGGAGAAAACGACCAGTGCTCTTCGTACTCGGCTCCTTCGGCAACCCACTGGCGGAAGAGCGCGATCTCCTGTTCTGTCAGCGAATGCCCCGAATCGACGGGCGGCATGACGAGAATGGAATCATTGGTCTCCACCCGGGCGATCAGCTCGCTCTCGTCGGGTTCGCCGGGCACAATCACCCCGGCTTCCACGGCAGTTGAGCGTTGATCAAGCCGCAGATCGGCCTTCCGACTGCCGGCGTCCATCCCGTGACACGCCAGACAGTTCTTCGCCAGCAGCGGCTGAATATCACTGCTGAAATCAACCTTCTCCTTCGCCTCCACTCCTGTTGAAGCGATGAGAAGAATCCCGCAGCAGAATGCAATTCGAATCATCATGAGCCCGGCATCCCGATTCCGTGTGTAATGGACGCGTCCAGCGTACCAGATCAACGGTTGCTGATGCTACCAAGGCGCCACTCCGGTATCATGGACGGCAACGTCTCCCATGGCTGTCATTCATGCTCACTGCCATCCCGATGTCTGCACCTGTCGAATCACTCCCGATCAGCAAGCTGGCCAAACTCGGCCACTTCGAAGAATTGATCCGCCGGGATTTCGAGCGGGATCAGAAGACGCTTGCGACCATTTTCGAGCTCGCCGTGACTGACTTTCGGACTGTGAAACGGACTTCCGGACATCAGCGGATACTGGAGTTGTGTCTCGATGTGGGGCTCGATCTTTCGAGCCGTGCGGGGTGGTTGAATCAGTCGGTGGTCTGTCTTGCGGCCGCGGCCGGGGATTGCGAGATCATCGAGCGGATGCGTCAGCAGGGGCTGCCGGACGATCCGTTTGTTTGGGCTTCGGTGGGCGACGTTGGCGAACTCATGAAACTGTCGCTGACCGTCGACCTCGGCTCGCTGCGTGATGCGAACGGATTCAACCTGCTGTTCAATTGCGCTCAGTCGGGTCTTGGTCGAAGCGATCCGGAGATGAAGCAACAGCTGACGGAGACCTGCAAACATCTCCTGTATCACGGCGTGGAGGCTCAGCATGAGGTGGCGAACGCACTGCCGATTTTCCCGGCGTTTCTCTGCGCCTGGACCGGGGGCAACGAGGAAATCATGCGACT from the Rubinisphaera margarita genome contains:
- a CDS encoding DUF1501 domain-containing protein, whose protein sequence is MTNEQLPPGLESVRATTRRHFFGQAGLGLGAIALSSLLNGESTAATEPAWKIPAKAKSIIYLHMAGSPSQVDLFEHKPDLQRLHNTECPQEYLEGKRFAFIKGVPKMLGAQFPYKQYGEAGQWVSDLLPNLTTILDDICVIRSVHTDQFNHAPAQLFMHTGNSLLGYPAMGSWVTYGLGSENENLPGFVVLSSGGKTPSAGKSLWGSGFLPTVYQGVQCRTDGGDPILFLSDPPGMSRAARRKTLDALADLNQFQHQRVGDPETMTRIAQYELAFRMQLSVPEVMDIGRETKETLEMYGAQPGYVSEAESAADPRVLYKGDDPTFANNCLLARRLVESGVRFVQLYDWGWDHHGSSPGESIDETLPIKCRQIDRAVTALITDLKQRGLLDETLVIWGGEFGRTPMMQNNKNTELVKGFIGRDHHPYAFTMWMAGGGIKPGVFGSTDDIGYYIAENPVSVRDLQSTILHQIGIDPHRFSFPYQGLNQRLIGPTEEGRVVHEILA
- a CDS encoding PSD1 and planctomycete cytochrome C domain-containing protein, with protein sequence MMIRIAFCCGILLIASTGVEAKEKVDFSSDIQPLLAKNCLACHGMDAGSRKADLRLDQRSTAVEAGVIVPGEPDESELIARVETNDSILVMPPVDSGHSLTEQEIALFRQWVAEGAEYEEHWSFSPPVKVEPPQVKQADWPASAIDHFVLRRLEEAGLQPQFEADRLTLIRRVSLDLTGLPPTVEEAEAFVTDESPDAYEKVVDRLLASPAYGERWARMWLDLARYADTKGYEKDRHRDIWRYRDWVINAFNEDMPYDQFTIEQLAGDLLPDRTTEQLLATAFHRNTMTNEEGGTDNEEFRVAAVKDRVDTTLQVWMGLTMGCAKCHSHKYDPITINDYYSFYAFFNQTQDADAEAPFYPTPTAEQARQLELQQVKLQELKSEPETDEAAIKEAEEALKAIQESIPKTPVMLELAPKKQRLTKLHNRGNFLDQGDEVQPAVLTEFVDAPEEVEPNRLAVAKWLMQADNPLTSRVMVNRLWARLFGVGLVETEEDFGTQGTPPSHPELLDWLAVDFRENGWSMKQLLKTIVMSRTYRQDSETTLELIEADPRNRLLSRGPHFRLPAEVVRDQALAVSGLLTEKIGGPSVMPPQPDGIWKSTYSGESWQNAEGPDRYRRALYTYLKRTSPYPAMITFDAGSGEVCQVRRVRTNTPLQALVTLNDTAFVEAAGALAKRMDEAGDTTRARIAHGFRRVLIRPATAAELDRLVELYDSLDGDLLDAEELLKAADIEQGDARLVAVANVLLNLDETVMKP
- a CDS encoding ankyrin repeat domain-containing protein, with protein sequence MLTAIPMSAPVESLPISKLAKLGHFEELIRRDFERDQKTLATIFELAVTDFRTVKRTSGHQRILELCLDVGLDLSSRAGWLNQSVVCLAAAAGDCEIIERMRQQGLPDDPFVWASVGDVGELMKLSLTVDLGSLRDANGFNLLFNCAQSGLGRSDPEMKQQLTETCKHLLYHGVEAQHEVANALPIFPAFLCAWTGGNEEIMRLLISDGGVTPERFHQTLEHCLEPHQRSGEPFYDVAEVVLEAGFDINAIHPDQGRTLLHGAANRGTVKAVEWLLSRGADPNARDREGRTPLHAAAMRNTSTAVVKMLINAGADANAEDDANLIPHDYAREKNRTSVVRFLSGLE